The Mycolicibacterium flavescens genome has a segment encoding these proteins:
- a CDS encoding phosphotransferase enzyme family protein, producing MVITDPEVQHLSRWLDEHDVPGHGELAKVEQLSGGSQNVLLRVGRGDARMVLRMPGPQAGQQRHNELLREIRLERALKGTDVPHAELIAADETGQVLGKPFYLMAEIDGWSPMDGGWAAPFDSDLDARRGLAFELVAGAAKLGRVDWKAQGLEGFGRPDGFHERQPDRWLSFLRSFQVRELPELEVAAEWLRANAPRHFTPGIMHGDYQYANVMYAHGAPARLAALVDWEMTTIGDPLLDLAWALLGYEGDEPRSDFYLDVTGMPKRSELLEHYESLCSLSTENIDYYLVLANFKIGIVLEKTYAAGVRSGNENPEFTEAFGSMVLKSIATAAELARSLTTRAR from the coding sequence ATGGTGATCACGGATCCCGAAGTGCAGCACCTGAGCCGATGGCTCGACGAGCACGATGTGCCCGGCCATGGCGAACTAGCCAAGGTTGAACAGCTTAGCGGAGGCTCGCAGAATGTCCTCTTGCGTGTGGGCCGGGGCGATGCGCGAATGGTGCTGCGTATGCCCGGGCCTCAGGCCGGTCAGCAACGGCACAACGAGCTTCTTCGCGAGATCCGTTTGGAGCGGGCACTCAAGGGCACCGACGTGCCGCATGCAGAACTGATCGCGGCTGACGAAACTGGCCAGGTGCTGGGCAAGCCCTTCTACCTGATGGCCGAAATCGATGGATGGAGTCCGATGGACGGTGGCTGGGCGGCTCCGTTCGACTCTGATCTAGATGCCCGTAGGGGCTTGGCCTTCGAATTGGTCGCTGGTGCGGCCAAGTTGGGTCGCGTAGATTGGAAGGCTCAGGGGCTAGAAGGGTTTGGTCGCCCCGACGGATTTCATGAGCGTCAACCGGATCGATGGCTATCCTTCCTCCGCTCGTTTCAGGTGCGGGAGTTACCCGAACTCGAGGTGGCCGCGGAGTGGCTCCGTGCCAACGCGCCACGCCACTTCACGCCAGGCATCATGCATGGTGACTACCAGTACGCCAACGTTATGTACGCCCATGGCGCACCAGCCCGACTCGCCGCACTAGTGGACTGGGAGATGACCACGATTGGTGATCCGCTGCTGGATCTTGCCTGGGCACTGCTGGGCTACGAAGGCGACGAGCCACGGTCCGATTTCTATCTGGATGTGACGGGTATGCCCAAGCGGAGCGAACTACTCGAACACTATGAGTCGTTGTGCTCCCTGTCGACCGAGAATATCGACTACTACCTGGTGCTCGCAAACTTCAAAATCGGGATCGTACTGGAGAAGACCTATGCAGCCGGGGTTAGAAGCGGCAATGAAAATCCTGAGTTCACTGAGGCTTTTGGCTCGATGGTGTTGAAATCGATTGCCACGGCTGCCGAGTTGGCCCGCTCGCTGACTACGCGCGCGCGTTAG
- the bbsG_9 gene encoding acyl-CoA dehydrogenase encodes MAWDFETDADYQALLDWADEFVREEVEPLDLVWPGEEFVPLNEVRRKAIDPLKDQVRSKGLWATHLGPELGGQGYGQLKLALLNEILGRSQWAPIVFGCQAPDTGNAEIIAHYGSDAQKKRYLQPLLDGELFSSYSMTEPQGGADPTQFQTSAVRDGNDWIINGWKYFSSNAKTASFLITMVVTNPNVSAYQGMSMFLIPTDTPGVNIVRNVGLYGEPDNEGSHALIHYDNVRVPAEALLGGEGQAFVIAQTRLGGGRIHHAMRTIGFARQALDMMCERALSRETSGSRLSDKQFVQGFIADSYAQLHQFRLFVLYTAWEIDKYNDYKKVRKDIAAVKATMPAVLHDIAWRAMQVHGAIGVTNEMPLFKMIHGAAAMGLVDGPTEVHKTTVAKQVLRDYSPSKSLWPTEWIPKKRDAARAKLADYIDLEVGNM; translated from the coding sequence ATGGCTTGGGATTTCGAGACTGACGCCGACTATCAGGCCTTGCTCGACTGGGCCGACGAGTTTGTCCGCGAGGAAGTCGAACCCCTAGATCTGGTGTGGCCGGGTGAAGAGTTCGTTCCCCTCAACGAGGTGCGGCGCAAGGCAATCGACCCGCTGAAGGACCAAGTGCGTAGCAAGGGGCTGTGGGCCACCCACCTGGGCCCGGAACTGGGTGGGCAGGGCTACGGGCAGCTCAAACTTGCGCTACTGAACGAGATATTAGGCCGGTCTCAGTGGGCACCTATCGTGTTCGGTTGTCAAGCCCCAGACACCGGTAACGCAGAGATCATCGCGCATTACGGGAGTGACGCGCAAAAGAAGCGCTACCTCCAGCCGCTGCTGGACGGCGAGCTGTTTTCCAGTTACTCGATGACCGAGCCGCAGGGCGGCGCAGACCCTACCCAGTTTCAGACCTCTGCGGTTCGCGACGGCAACGACTGGATCATCAACGGATGGAAATACTTCTCGTCAAATGCCAAGACTGCCTCGTTCCTGATCACGATGGTCGTGACAAACCCCAACGTGAGTGCCTACCAGGGTATGTCGATGTTCCTGATTCCCACCGACACTCCCGGCGTGAACATCGTGCGCAATGTCGGTCTATACGGCGAACCCGATAACGAAGGCTCCCACGCGCTGATCCATTACGACAACGTCCGTGTCCCCGCCGAGGCGCTGCTCGGGGGCGAAGGCCAAGCGTTCGTCATTGCCCAGACCCGCCTTGGCGGTGGGCGCATCCACCACGCCATGCGCACCATCGGCTTCGCGCGGCAAGCCTTGGACATGATGTGTGAGAGGGCCTTGAGCAGGGAAACCTCCGGTAGTCGACTCTCTGACAAGCAGTTCGTCCAGGGCTTCATCGCCGACTCTTACGCCCAACTGCACCAGTTCCGGTTGTTCGTGCTCTACACCGCCTGGGAGATCGATAAATACAATGACTACAAGAAGGTTCGAAAGGACATCGCCGCGGTCAAGGCGACAATGCCGGCGGTCCTGCACGACATCGCCTGGCGCGCAATGCAAGTACACGGCGCGATTGGTGTCACCAACGAAATGCCGCTATTCAAGATGATCCACGGGGCCGCTGCGATGGGACTTGTCGACGGCCCAACCGAGGTGCACAAGACCACGGTCGCCAAGCAGGTGCTCCGCGACTACTCGCCCAGCAAGAGCCTCTGGCCTACCGAGTGGATTCCGAAGAAGCGGGATGCCGCCCGAGCCAAACTTGCCGATTACATCGACCTCGAAGTCGGCAACATGTGA
- the fabG_28 gene encoding short-chain dehydrogenase/reductase SDR — translation MQLAGSSAIVVGGAGGLGEATVRRLHAAGAHVVIADLADDKGKQLESELGVRYMRTDATSEESVMAAIAAAESAGPLRLSVDAHGGPAGGGRLVAKDGSPLDLNDFTTTIENYLTAVFNVMRLTAAAMAKSEPIDGGRGVVINTASVAGYEGQIGQLPYAAAKGGVIAMTLVAARDLSPLGIRVVTIAPGTFLTPAYGMAAEDLEAYWGPQVPFPKRMGRPSEYGQLVVSIVENDYLNGEVIRLDGGIRFPPK, via the coding sequence ATGCAACTTGCAGGAAGCTCCGCCATCGTCGTGGGTGGCGCAGGCGGGCTCGGCGAGGCTACCGTGCGTCGGCTGCACGCCGCGGGCGCACATGTCGTCATCGCCGATCTCGCCGACGATAAGGGAAAGCAACTGGAGAGCGAGCTCGGCGTGCGTTACATGCGGACGGATGCCACCTCAGAGGAATCGGTTATGGCCGCGATCGCAGCAGCCGAATCAGCCGGCCCGCTGCGGCTTTCGGTTGATGCCCACGGTGGGCCCGCTGGGGGCGGCCGACTCGTTGCGAAAGACGGCTCGCCACTGGATCTCAACGATTTCACTACAACGATCGAAAACTATCTCACCGCCGTTTTCAACGTGATGCGGCTTACCGCAGCCGCCATGGCGAAGTCGGAGCCCATCGACGGCGGCCGTGGCGTCGTCATCAACACCGCATCTGTCGCCGGGTACGAAGGACAGATCGGTCAGCTTCCTTACGCCGCCGCTAAGGGGGGGGTCATCGCCATGACACTCGTGGCTGCACGTGACCTGTCGCCCCTCGGCATCCGCGTCGTCACCATCGCGCCGGGCACATTTTTGACGCCGGCCTATGGGATGGCCGCCGAAGATCTGGAGGCATACTGGGGACCGCAAGTGCCGTTCCCCAAGCGGATGGGCCGACCGTCAGAATACGGACAGCTTGTGGTGAGCATCGTCGAGAACGACTATCTCAACGGAGAGGTCATTCGTCTCGATGGCGGTATTCGGTTTCCGCCGAAGTAG